One genomic segment of Microbacterium sp. ProA8 includes these proteins:
- a CDS encoding cellulase family glycosylhydrolase: MTQHVLRVEGTRIVAGDEPVTLKGFGLGGWMNMENFITGYAGAESQQRRALRRVLGEEAYERFFGRFMAAFFTAEDAAFLQSLGANSLRVPFNYHHFESDAEPFVIRDEGFRLLDQVVEACASHGIYTILDLHALPGAQNQHWHSDNPTQWAHFWSQRQFQDRVVHLWERIADHYRGNPWVAGYNPVNEPGDVEGTAIGPFYRRLEAAIRAVDPDHILFLDGNRYSTQFDQLGDPLPNCVYTAHDYALPGFVDGGPYPGISRGQYVDRDRVEQTFLERTAYMRETGTPIWVGEFGPVYTGDPARDEQRYRLLEDQLAIFDRHDASWALWTYKDIGLQGVVTVDPDSAYLRRIAPVLERKARFGVDSWGSTDAGVRDILEPIERLFQEEFPDFQPYPWGARRWIHGHVRHVMLAEALVDEFARAFEGVGPDEAEALADAFSFRQCRIREDLATILRRATS; the protein is encoded by the coding sequence ATGACGCAGCACGTGCTCCGCGTCGAGGGAACCCGCATCGTGGCGGGCGACGAGCCTGTCACGCTGAAGGGCTTCGGGCTCGGCGGGTGGATGAACATGGAGAACTTCATCACCGGCTACGCGGGCGCCGAGTCGCAGCAGCGTCGGGCACTTCGTCGCGTGCTGGGGGAAGAGGCGTACGAGCGCTTCTTCGGGAGGTTCATGGCGGCGTTCTTCACCGCGGAGGATGCCGCGTTCCTCCAGTCGCTCGGAGCCAACTCGCTCCGCGTCCCGTTCAACTACCATCACTTCGAGAGCGACGCAGAGCCCTTCGTCATCCGGGACGAAGGCTTCCGCCTGCTGGACCAGGTCGTCGAGGCGTGCGCGAGTCACGGCATCTACACGATCCTCGACCTCCACGCCCTTCCCGGGGCCCAGAACCAGCACTGGCACAGCGACAACCCGACCCAGTGGGCGCACTTCTGGTCGCAGCGGCAGTTCCAGGACCGCGTCGTGCACCTGTGGGAGAGGATCGCCGATCACTATCGCGGCAACCCTTGGGTCGCCGGCTACAACCCGGTCAACGAGCCCGGGGATGTCGAAGGCACGGCGATCGGGCCCTTCTATCGCCGGCTCGAGGCCGCCATCCGCGCGGTGGACCCCGATCACATCCTCTTCCTCGACGGCAACCGCTACTCCACCCAGTTCGACCAGCTGGGGGACCCGCTCCCGAACTGCGTGTACACGGCGCACGACTACGCCCTGCCCGGGTTCGTGGACGGCGGCCCGTATCCGGGGATCTCGCGCGGGCAGTACGTCGACAGGGATCGCGTGGAGCAGACCTTCCTCGAACGCACCGCGTACATGCGCGAGACCGGCACGCCGATCTGGGTGGGAGAGTTCGGACCGGTCTACACCGGCGACCCCGCGCGTGATGAGCAGCGGTATCGCCTGCTCGAGGACCAGCTCGCGATCTTCGACCGCCACGACGCGAGCTGGGCACTGTGGACCTACAAGGACATCGGCCTGCAGGGGGTCGTCACGGTGGATCCCGACTCCGCCTACCTGCGGCGCATCGCGCCGGTGCTCGAGAGGAAGGCCCGCTTCGGCGTCGATTCGTGGGGCTCGACCGACGCGGGGGTCCGCGACATCCTCGAGCCGATCGAGCGGCTCTTCCAGGAGGAGTTCCCGGACTTCCAGCCCTACCCGTGGGGTGCGCGCCGGTGGATCCACGGGCACGTCCGTCACGTGATGCTCGCGGAAGCCCTGGTGGACGAGTTCGCCCGTGCGTTCGAGGGCGTCGGGCCGGACGAGGCGGAGGCACTCGCCGACGCGTTCTCGTTCCGCCAGTGCCGCATCCGCGAGGACCTGGCGACGATACTCCGGCGCGCGACGAGCTAG
- a CDS encoding alpha-N-arabinofuranosidase: MIRAHLTIDPHFTIGPINRRLFGSFVEHLGRCVYDGIYEPGHESADEEGFRTDVIELVRELGVTTIRYPGGNFVSGYRWEDGVGPREARPRRLDLAWHSTETNEIGLDEFASWSKKVDSELMYAVNLGTRGILEALDVLEYANLRSGTHWSDRRVENGHAEPHDIRMWCLGNEMDGPWQLGHSTAEEYAQLAAKTASAMRQIDPDLELVVCGSSSAQMPTFGDWERVVLSHTYDHVDYISCHAYYEPKGEDYGSFLASGVNMDRFIDAVVATADHVKALRHSDKTIDISFDEWNVWYQSRFNEVDKITDVAQWPVAPRLLEDSYSVLDAVVFGSLMISLIRHADRVTAASLAQLVNVIAPIMTEPGGPAWRQTTFYPFSLTSRLARDVALELKLDSPTYSTQLYGDVPIVDAVATHDESGGGTTVFIVNRSLADEVSLEVDVVALGRVSNATAVSLFDDDIHAANTLDDPERVAPRTNSSVHADDGKITVTLPPVSWTVLTFD; the protein is encoded by the coding sequence ATGATCCGCGCACATCTCACCATCGACCCGCACTTCACGATCGGCCCCATCAATCGACGACTCTTCGGCTCGTTCGTGGAGCACCTGGGGCGATGCGTCTACGACGGCATCTACGAGCCGGGACACGAGAGCGCGGACGAGGAGGGCTTCCGCACCGACGTCATCGAGCTGGTGCGCGAGCTCGGGGTGACGACGATCCGCTATCCCGGCGGCAACTTCGTGTCGGGATACCGCTGGGAGGACGGCGTCGGACCGCGCGAGGCGCGGCCGCGGCGGCTGGATCTCGCGTGGCACTCGACGGAGACCAACGAGATCGGGCTGGACGAGTTCGCAAGCTGGTCGAAGAAGGTCGACAGCGAGCTGATGTACGCCGTGAACCTCGGGACGCGGGGGATCCTCGAAGCACTCGACGTCCTCGAATACGCGAACCTGCGGTCGGGCACCCATTGGTCGGACAGGCGTGTCGAGAACGGCCACGCCGAGCCCCACGACATCCGGATGTGGTGCCTGGGCAACGAGATGGACGGGCCGTGGCAGCTCGGCCACAGCACGGCGGAGGAATACGCGCAGCTCGCTGCCAAGACGGCGAGCGCCATGAGGCAGATCGATCCGGATCTCGAACTCGTGGTCTGCGGCAGCTCGAGCGCCCAGATGCCGACCTTCGGCGACTGGGAACGCGTGGTGCTGAGCCACACGTACGACCACGTGGACTACATCTCGTGCCATGCCTACTACGAGCCGAAGGGCGAGGACTACGGCAGCTTCCTGGCCTCCGGGGTGAACATGGACCGGTTCATTGACGCCGTCGTGGCGACGGCGGACCACGTGAAGGCGCTCCGCCACAGCGACAAGACCATCGACATCTCGTTCGACGAGTGGAACGTCTGGTACCAGTCGCGGTTCAACGAGGTCGACAAGATCACCGATGTCGCGCAGTGGCCGGTCGCTCCCCGGCTGCTGGAGGATTCCTACTCGGTGCTCGACGCCGTCGTCTTCGGCAGCCTGATGATCTCGCTCATCCGCCACGCCGACCGCGTGACGGCCGCGAGTCTCGCGCAGCTCGTCAACGTCATCGCACCGATCATGACCGAGCCCGGGGGACCGGCGTGGCGCCAGACGACTTTCTATCCGTTCTCGCTCACGTCGCGTCTGGCGCGGGACGTCGCCCTCGAGCTCAAGCTCGACAGCCCGACCTACTCGACCCAGCTGTACGGCGACGTGCCCATCGTGGACGCGGTCGCGACCCACGACGAGAGCGGCGGCGGGACGACGGTGTTCATCGTCAACCGCAGCCTCGCGGACGAGGTGTCCCTCGAGGTCGACGTCGTCGCCCTCGGCCGCGTCTCGAACGCCACCGCGGTCTCGCTCTTCGACGACGACATCCACGCCGCCAACACGCTCGACGATCCCGAACGAGTGGCCCCTAGGACCAACTCGTCCGTCCACGCCGACGACGGGAAGATCACCGTCACACTCCCTCCCGTCTCGTGGACGGTTCTCACATTCGACTGA
- a CDS encoding carbohydrate ABC transporter permease has product MSATPIEITEPRGKPRKLVERRSAPRTRGRASLNIVLALLVVYFLVPFWWLIVNSSKTAAGLFGGENALWFAEDINYLGNLVDLFTYGGGIYGRWLANTALYAVLGGLGATVLAVLAGYGFAKYRFAGRRAAFAILLGAVMVPTTALVIPTFVLFAQVGWTNTVWAVIFPSLLNPFGVYLMNVYARDAVPDELLDAARVDGAGEFRTFFRVALPMLRPAIVTVLLLSVVAVWNNYFLPLVMLSDNRLFPVTVGIGVWQSTASTYGAAGGQTLWSIIILGSLVSVIPLIIAFLALQKYWRGGLAIGSLK; this is encoded by the coding sequence ATGAGTGCCACGCCTATCGAGATCACCGAGCCCCGCGGCAAGCCGCGCAAGCTCGTCGAGCGACGGTCGGCCCCGCGAACCCGCGGGCGTGCGTCGCTGAACATCGTGCTGGCGCTGCTCGTGGTCTACTTCCTGGTGCCGTTCTGGTGGCTGATCGTCAACAGCTCCAAGACCGCGGCCGGCCTGTTCGGGGGCGAGAATGCCCTGTGGTTCGCGGAAGACATCAACTACCTCGGAAACCTCGTCGACCTGTTCACGTACGGCGGAGGGATCTACGGGCGATGGCTGGCCAACACCGCCCTCTATGCCGTCCTGGGCGGGCTGGGCGCCACGGTGCTCGCGGTCCTCGCAGGGTACGGCTTCGCGAAGTACCGGTTCGCGGGGCGCCGGGCCGCCTTCGCGATCCTGCTCGGCGCCGTCATGGTGCCGACGACCGCTCTCGTGATCCCCACCTTCGTCCTGTTCGCGCAGGTGGGCTGGACGAACACGGTCTGGGCCGTGATCTTCCCCTCGCTGCTCAACCCCTTCGGCGTCTACCTCATGAACGTGTACGCGCGCGATGCCGTGCCCGACGAGCTCCTCGACGCCGCCCGCGTGGATGGCGCGGGGGAGTTCCGCACGTTCTTCCGGGTCGCACTGCCGATGCTGCGGCCCGCGATCGTGACCGTGCTGCTGCTGTCGGTCGTAGCCGTGTGGAACAACTACTTCCTTCCGCTCGTCATGCTCTCGGACAACCGGCTGTTCCCCGTCACGGTCGGCATCGGCGTCTGGCAGTCGACCGCGTCCACGTACGGCGCCGCAGGCGGGCAGACGCTCTGGAGCATCATCATCCTCGGCTCGCTCGTGTCGGTCATCCCGCTGATCATCGCGTTCCTGGCACTGCAGAAGTACTGGCGTGGCGGGCTCGCGATCGGAAGCCTGAAATGA
- a CDS encoding sugar ABC transporter permease, whose translation MTTSTASPPTKKGSSPFTKKGGRRSTAARQNLFGWLFVGPFGIIFLALLVLPIGYALYLSLFQKSLIGGTRFVLFGNYAKAFTDPNFLDGVWFVIRFSVVLIPLQMAISLAIALMLDIIVTRFARFSRLMIFLPYAIPTVIGALMWGFLYSENFGPLADIFGIFGAEAPDFLSKSLIFYGLLNIVTWQWAGYYMIILYAALQGIDPTLYEAARIDGASQWQIIWRIKIPLLSPALLLILVFALIGTLQFFNEPKILQELAAGSIPNDFTPNIYAFYQAFSLANYNYGAAISFALGAVVFVCVYIFLFATRKRGSFFE comes from the coding sequence ATGACCACCTCAACCGCAAGTCCCCCAACGAAGAAGGGGTCGAGCCCCTTCACGAAGAAGGGCGGTCGTCGCTCGACCGCCGCTCGTCAGAACCTCTTCGGATGGCTCTTCGTCGGACCGTTCGGGATCATCTTCCTGGCTCTGCTCGTGCTGCCGATCGGCTACGCGCTCTACTTGAGCCTCTTCCAGAAGTCGCTCATCGGCGGCACCCGGTTCGTCCTCTTCGGCAACTACGCCAAGGCGTTCACAGATCCGAACTTCCTCGACGGCGTCTGGTTCGTCATCCGGTTCTCGGTGGTGCTGATTCCGCTGCAGATGGCGATCTCGCTGGCCATCGCCCTGATGCTCGACATCATCGTGACCCGGTTCGCCCGGTTCTCGCGGCTCATGATCTTCCTGCCGTATGCGATCCCGACGGTGATCGGCGCGCTGATGTGGGGGTTCCTCTACAGCGAGAACTTCGGCCCGCTCGCGGACATTTTCGGAATTTTCGGAGCTGAGGCTCCTGATTTCCTGAGCAAGAGCCTGATCTTCTACGGCCTCCTCAACATCGTCACGTGGCAATGGGCCGGCTATTACATGATCATCCTCTACGCGGCGCTGCAGGGGATCGACCCGACCCTGTACGAGGCGGCACGCATCGACGGCGCCTCGCAGTGGCAGATCATCTGGCGGATCAAGATCCCCCTCCTCTCACCGGCACTCCTGCTCATTCTCGTGTTCGCCCTCATCGGAACCCTGCAATTCTTCAATGAGCCGAAGATCCTCCAGGAGCTGGCGGCAGGATCCATCCCGAACGACTTCACGCCCAACATCTACGCCTTCTATCAGGCGTTCTCACTGGCGAACTACAACTACGGCGCGGCGATCTCGTTCGCCCTCGGTGCCGTCGTCTTCGTCTGCGTCTACATCTTCCTGTTCGCAACCCGCAAGCGAGGGAGCTTCTTCGAATGA
- a CDS encoding extracellular solute-binding protein — protein MKTKPVLAAVTALALVGALTACTAGDGGDENGGGGDASNCSNEIKNPDAPVVTLWAWYPNSETVVDNFNEENDDVQVCWTNAGAGGDAYDKFQTAISGGSGAPDVMMVEADRIAVFQAQDALVDLSDLGYEDVKDNFSEGAWKDVSVGDGVYGAPIDGGPMGMIYRTDVFEQYGITPPTTWEEFEATAQQVKDAGGPVFASFAANQPAAVTAYMYQTGAEPFTYDPANEGQIGINLNSPEIKRVLDYWAGLVEKGLVGTEDQFTPEYIAGVIGGDYATYLSAAWAPGYLQGAGVGEGADEGVWATAPLPQWDPADPVAINWGGSAFSVSSQADDPELAAKVAFGVYADQASLDQGWQDQIIFPLNVDVLEDPAFQDYEVPFFSGQQANKEVYVPAANAYKGMVYTPLQQFYYSTLTEQIQNINDGSATGSEAADALQEAVVAYAEEQGFTVE, from the coding sequence GTGAAGACGAAGCCTGTCCTTGCTGCAGTCACAGCGCTCGCCTTGGTCGGCGCCCTGACTGCCTGCACCGCCGGAGATGGCGGCGACGAAAACGGCGGCGGTGGAGATGCATCCAACTGCTCCAACGAGATCAAGAACCCCGACGCCCCCGTCGTCACCCTGTGGGCGTGGTACCCGAACTCCGAGACCGTCGTCGACAACTTCAACGAAGAGAACGACGACGTCCAGGTCTGCTGGACCAACGCCGGCGCCGGCGGTGACGCGTACGACAAGTTCCAGACGGCGATCTCGGGCGGCAGCGGCGCGCCCGACGTCATGATGGTCGAGGCCGACCGGATCGCGGTCTTCCAGGCCCAGGACGCCCTCGTCGACCTGAGCGACCTCGGCTATGAGGACGTCAAGGACAACTTCAGCGAGGGCGCGTGGAAGGACGTCTCTGTCGGCGACGGCGTCTACGGCGCTCCGATCGACGGCGGCCCGATGGGCATGATCTACCGCACCGACGTCTTCGAGCAGTACGGCATCACGCCGCCCACCACGTGGGAGGAGTTCGAGGCGACGGCGCAGCAGGTCAAGGATGCCGGAGGTCCGGTCTTCGCGAGCTTCGCTGCGAACCAGCCCGCAGCGGTGACGGCGTACATGTACCAGACCGGCGCCGAGCCGTTCACGTACGACCCCGCCAACGAGGGTCAGATCGGGATCAACCTCAACAGCCCGGAGATCAAGCGAGTCCTCGACTACTGGGCGGGCCTCGTCGAGAAGGGCCTCGTGGGCACGGAGGACCAGTTCACTCCCGAGTACATCGCCGGCGTCATCGGCGGCGATTACGCCACGTACCTCTCGGCGGCCTGGGCTCCCGGCTACCTCCAGGGCGCGGGCGTCGGCGAGGGTGCGGACGAAGGCGTGTGGGCGACCGCTCCGCTGCCGCAGTGGGATCCGGCCGACCCCGTCGCGATCAACTGGGGCGGCTCGGCGTTCTCGGTGAGCAGCCAGGCGGACGACCCTGAGCTGGCAGCCAAGGTGGCGTTCGGGGTCTATGCGGACCAGGCGTCGCTCGATCAGGGCTGGCAGGACCAGATCATCTTCCCGCTCAACGTGGACGTGCTGGAGGATCCGGCGTTCCAGGACTACGAGGTGCCCTTCTTCAGCGGCCAGCAGGCCAACAAGGAGGTCTATGTCCCGGCGGCCAATGCCTACAAGGGCATGGTCTACACGCCGCTCCAGCAGTTCTACTACTCGACCCTCACGGAGCAGATCCAGAACATCAACGACGGATCCGCTACGGGCTCTGAAGCCGCGGACGCGCTCCAGGAGGCTGTCGTGGCCTACGCGGAGGAGCAGGGCTTCACCGTCGAGTGA
- a CDS encoding 3-hydroxyacyl-CoA dehydrogenase family protein, which yields MIGKVAVVGSGYMGGGIAQVLALAGRDVVLADVTAELAAANLERVIREADDYAARGLFPPDARETIAARVTAAPSIEDAVADVDFIEEAVPEVVAIKHETLRRISTNCPPGATIGSNTSTISIGTLAEAVTGPERFLGVHFSNPAPFVPGVEVIPHAGTRPDAVTEIVELLGECGKVGVPITDVTGFVLNRLQYALFGEAARLVEEGVATPEAIDLIARTTFGFRLPFFGPFAIADIAGLDVYEFCYDSLHSAYPDRFAEPEILRERVARGDKGLKSGRGFLATPAERAPDLAAYRDEAYAALRDLLARLGDAPVDY from the coding sequence ATGATCGGCAAAGTCGCGGTCGTGGGGTCGGGCTACATGGGCGGGGGCATCGCCCAGGTGCTCGCGCTCGCCGGAAGAGACGTCGTCCTCGCGGACGTCACCGCGGAGCTCGCGGCCGCCAATCTCGAGCGCGTCATCCGCGAGGCGGACGACTACGCCGCCCGGGGGCTCTTCCCGCCGGACGCCCGGGAGACGATCGCGGCCCGTGTGACGGCGGCTCCCTCCATCGAGGATGCCGTCGCCGACGTGGACTTCATCGAGGAGGCCGTGCCCGAGGTGGTGGCCATCAAGCACGAGACCCTGCGTCGGATCAGCACGAACTGCCCGCCGGGCGCGACCATCGGCAGCAACACGTCGACGATCTCCATCGGCACCCTGGCCGAGGCCGTCACCGGGCCCGAGCGCTTCCTCGGCGTGCACTTCAGCAACCCCGCGCCGTTCGTCCCCGGCGTGGAGGTCATCCCGCACGCCGGCACCCGGCCCGATGCGGTGACCGAGATCGTCGAGCTCCTCGGGGAGTGCGGCAAGGTCGGCGTGCCGATCACCGATGTCACCGGCTTCGTGCTCAACCGGCTGCAGTATGCGCTCTTCGGCGAGGCCGCCCGGCTCGTGGAGGAGGGGGTTGCGACACCGGAGGCCATCGACCTCATCGCCCGGACGACGTTCGGATTCCGTCTGCCCTTCTTCGGGCCCTTCGCAATCGCGGACATCGCCGGGCTCGACGTCTACGAGTTCTGCTACGACTCGCTGCACAGCGCCTATCCCGACCGCTTCGCCGAGCCCGAGATCCTCCGGGAGCGAGTGGCGCGCGGCGACAAGGGCCTGAAATCGGGCCGAGGCTTCCTCGCGACTCCGGCCGAGCGGGCGCCCGACCTGGCGGCGTACCGCGACGAGGCCTATGCCGCCCTGCGCGACCTCCTCGCCCGGCTCGGCGACGCGCCCGTCGACTACTGA
- a CDS encoding ribose-5-phosphate isomerase, whose amino-acid sequence MGLKIVVGADDAGYEYKEVLRELLSSDPRVSDVIDVGVASADSTPYPRVAVAAARLVARGEADRALLICGTGLGVAITANKVRGIRAVTAHDSYSVERSVKSNNAQVLTLGARVIGLELAKKLVVEWLGHHFDPTSPSAKKVQLIERFEEDEG is encoded by the coding sequence ATGGGTCTGAAGATCGTCGTCGGCGCGGATGACGCCGGCTACGAATACAAGGAAGTGCTGCGAGAGCTGCTCTCGAGCGACCCGCGCGTGAGCGATGTCATCGACGTCGGCGTCGCGAGCGCTGACTCCACCCCGTACCCGCGCGTGGCCGTCGCGGCCGCGCGGCTGGTCGCGCGGGGCGAGGCCGATCGTGCGCTGCTCATCTGCGGAACCGGCCTCGGGGTGGCGATCACCGCGAACAAGGTGCGCGGCATCCGCGCGGTGACAGCACACGACAGCTATTCCGTCGAGCGGTCCGTCAAGAGCAACAACGCGCAGGTGCTGACGCTCGGCGCGCGCGTCATCGGGCTGGAGCTCGCGAAGAAGCTCGTCGTCGAGTGGCTGGGTCATCACTTCGACCCCACGTCGCCGTCGGCGAAGAAGGTGCAGTTGATCGAGCGATTCGAGGAGGACGAAGGATGA
- a CDS encoding dihydroxyacetone kinase family protein: protein MTRIFSDPDAFVADALRGFAAAHREEVALVDGGVVRAQPLEPGRVAVLIGGGSGHYPAFAGFVGPGLAAGAVCGNIFTSPSTAQALRVARAADAGGGVLFTYGRYAGDVIHFGEAERRLRADGVDARTVLITDDVASAPLDARDERRGIAGILCVFHVAGAAAERGDSIDEVERLAAHANSRTRSHGVAFAGCTLPGADHPLFEVPDGVMSIGLGIHGEPGVRDVPLQTAPDLAVTLAEPLLAERPEGCTRAAVILNGLGSVKYEELFVLFGFVAEHLESRGIEIVEPECGEFVTSLDMAGVSLTVLWLDDELEELWRAPASAPGFRKGSVAGTASRGLRRDGATPRRNAEAAPATRVAASVATEASRRAALTVRRMLQQARDAVGAQVEHLGELDAVAGDGDHGIGMMRGLHAAVDASGAVDEGIGVRELLERAGDAWSETAGGTSGALWGAALAELGLALGDRDRYTSADVAAAVAAACRRVGEVGGAKLGDKTMLDAMGPFQEALTARVTAGEELAAALAVAASAAREGADATSAMTPRLGRARPLAERSVGHPDPGATSFWVIADAVAHAADAGTEVE from the coding sequence ATGACGCGGATCTTCTCCGACCCGGATGCCTTCGTCGCGGACGCGCTTCGCGGCTTCGCCGCCGCCCACCGGGAGGAGGTCGCCCTCGTGGACGGCGGCGTCGTGCGCGCACAGCCGCTCGAGCCCGGCCGGGTGGCGGTGCTCATCGGCGGCGGCTCGGGACATTACCCGGCATTCGCAGGCTTCGTCGGCCCGGGCCTCGCCGCAGGCGCCGTGTGCGGCAACATCTTCACCTCTCCGTCGACGGCTCAGGCGCTGCGCGTCGCCCGCGCGGCCGACGCGGGAGGCGGGGTGCTCTTCACCTACGGCCGCTACGCGGGCGACGTCATCCACTTCGGCGAAGCGGAACGCCGGCTGCGCGCCGACGGCGTCGACGCCCGCACCGTCCTCATCACGGACGACGTCGCGAGTGCTCCGCTCGACGCGCGCGACGAGCGCCGGGGGATCGCCGGCATCCTCTGCGTCTTCCACGTCGCCGGCGCCGCGGCCGAACGCGGTGACTCGATCGACGAGGTCGAGCGCCTCGCGGCGCACGCCAACAGCAGGACGCGCAGCCACGGCGTCGCGTTCGCCGGCTGCACCCTGCCGGGGGCGGACCACCCGCTGTTCGAGGTCCCGGACGGCGTGATGTCGATCGGGCTGGGGATCCACGGCGAGCCGGGCGTGCGGGACGTGCCTCTCCAGACGGCCCCCGACCTGGCGGTCACGCTGGCGGAGCCGCTGCTCGCCGAGCGACCCGAAGGCTGCACGCGGGCCGCCGTCATTCTGAACGGACTCGGATCCGTGAAGTACGAAGAGCTCTTCGTCCTCTTCGGATTCGTCGCCGAGCACCTCGAGAGTCGGGGGATCGAGATCGTCGAGCCCGAGTGCGGCGAGTTCGTCACGAGCCTGGACATGGCAGGGGTGTCGCTCACCGTGCTGTGGCTGGACGACGAACTGGAGGAGCTGTGGCGGGCACCTGCGTCCGCTCCGGGATTCCGCAAGGGTTCCGTCGCGGGGACCGCTTCCCGTGGGCTTCGCCGGGACGGGGCGACGCCCCGGAGGAATGCCGAGGCGGCTCCGGCGACGCGGGTCGCGGCATCCGTCGCCACCGAGGCTTCCCGCCGCGCGGCGCTGACCGTCCGGCGGATGCTGCAGCAGGCGCGGGACGCGGTCGGGGCGCAGGTCGAGCACCTCGGCGAGCTCGACGCCGTCGCCGGAGACGGCGACCACGGCATCGGGATGATGCGGGGTCTCCATGCCGCCGTCGATGCGAGCGGGGCGGTGGACGAGGGGATCGGCGTGCGGGAACTGCTCGAGAGAGCCGGCGACGCGTGGTCGGAGACCGCAGGCGGCACGTCCGGAGCCCTGTGGGGTGCGGCGCTCGCAGAACTGGGGCTGGCGCTCGGCGACCGCGATCGGTACACCTCGGCGGATGTCGCGGCCGCCGTCGCCGCCGCGTGCCGGCGGGTCGGCGAGGTCGGCGGGGCGAAGCTCGGCGACAAGACGATGCTCGATGCGATGGGGCCGTTCCAAGAGGCCCTGACGGCACGCGTCACGGCAGGCGAGGAGCTCGCCGCCGCGCTCGCCGTCGCCGCGTCCGCCGCGCGTGAGGGGGCGGACGCGACGTCGGCCATGACTCCTCGCCTCGGGCGCGCGCGCCCGCTTGCGGAGCGCAGCGTCGGGCATCCCGACCCGGGTGCCACATCGTTCTGGGTCATCGCCGACGCGGTCGCGCACGCCGCGGACGCCGGCACGGAAGTGGAGTGA
- a CDS encoding sugar phosphate isomerase/epimerase family protein — protein sequence MLTANDWPIAAAMLSQGDAHPTGEPGSPIERWRADLLEVSDAGFGEVDLTDSWVRYGDLSPQQASDLGQCLASTGLTAVSLSAIRRSVIDERHGAEHLAYAHRTLDVAAELGVGVVSVGLHRALTPEQRAQLWFWTVEGHRDPFDDDEAWALAVTRLRELGRHAGELGMLLSLELYEHTFLGTAASAVRLVEDIGLDVVGLNPDIGNLIRLHEPVEDWRAIAEATMPYANFWHVKNYTRDEDAAAGLFSTVPTSLELGVINYRDAVKIALRNGFQGVICVEHYGGDGLSVSATNRDYLRGRVLPRRGYTPGTSRVRQAHQGEVSA from the coding sequence ATGCTGACGGCGAACGACTGGCCCATCGCGGCCGCGATGCTTTCCCAGGGCGATGCCCATCCCACCGGCGAGCCCGGCTCGCCGATCGAGCGCTGGCGCGCCGACCTCCTCGAGGTCAGCGACGCCGGCTTCGGCGAGGTGGATCTCACCGACTCCTGGGTGAGATACGGCGACCTTTCACCGCAGCAGGCCAGCGATCTCGGCCAATGCCTCGCATCCACCGGACTCACGGCCGTGTCACTCTCGGCGATCCGGCGCAGCGTCATCGACGAGCGACACGGCGCCGAGCACCTCGCGTATGCGCACCGGACCCTCGATGTCGCCGCCGAACTGGGCGTGGGGGTGGTGTCGGTCGGCCTGCATCGGGCACTGACCCCGGAACAGCGGGCGCAGCTCTGGTTCTGGACCGTCGAGGGCCACCGCGATCCCTTCGACGACGACGAGGCCTGGGCGCTGGCCGTGACCCGCCTCCGCGAGCTGGGCCGCCACGCCGGCGAACTGGGGATGCTGCTCTCGCTCGAGCTGTACGAGCACACCTTCCTCGGCACGGCGGCGTCGGCGGTGCGGCTGGTCGAGGACATCGGCCTCGATGTCGTCGGGCTCAACCCTGACATCGGCAACCTCATCCGCCTCCACGAGCCCGTCGAGGACTGGCGGGCGATCGCCGAGGCGACGATGCCGTACGCCAACTTCTGGCACGTCAAGAACTACACACGCGACGAGGATGCCGCCGCCGGCCTGTTCTCGACCGTGCCGACCTCTCTCGAGCTCGGCGTCATCAACTACCGCGACGCCGTGAAGATCGCGTTGCGCAACGGCTTCCAGGGCGTGATCTGCGTCGAGCACTACGGCGGCGACGGGCTCAGCGTGAGTGCGACGAACCGCGACTACCTGCGCGGCCGGGTCCTTCCCCGCCGGGGGTACACACCGGGAACCAGCCGCGTGCGTCAGGCGCACCAGGGGGAGGTGTCCGCATGA